Proteins encoded within one genomic window of Gimesia sp.:
- a CDS encoding flagellar protein FliS, whose product MNGNDYLENQVLTAKPHQLHLMVVDGALRFARKALEATELRQFEQAHFALDRSRDLVAELIGGLDSGQQPEMIEQLKALFVFVYENLNHADVKQEASYINNAIRVLEIHRESWYELMERLLESTPQEPRQPQSGPIVHPPHQIEQSAQPHQSRSWIT is encoded by the coding sequence ATGAATGGAAATGACTACCTGGAGAATCAGGTTTTAACCGCGAAACCACACCAGCTGCATCTGATGGTGGTCGACGGCGCACTGCGTTTTGCTCGAAAAGCCCTGGAGGCCACAGAATTGAGACAGTTTGAACAGGCTCACTTTGCCCTGGACCGCAGTCGCGATCTGGTTGCTGAACTGATCGGGGGACTCGATTCCGGTCAACAACCCGAAATGATCGAACAGCTCAAGGCGTTGTTCGTGTTCGTGTACGAAAATCTGAATCATGCCGATGTGAAACAGGAAGCCAGCTATATCAATAACGCTATCAGAGTTCTGGAAATTCACCGGGAGTCCTGGTACGAACTGATGGAACGTCTCTTGGAAAGCACTCCCCAGGAGCCCCGTCAACCACAGTCGGGTCCGATCGTGCATCCTCCACATCAAATCGAGCAGTCAGCTCAGCCGCACCAGAGCCGCTCCTGGATTACCTGA